From a region of the Mycolicibacterium sp. MU0050 genome:
- a CDS encoding GMC family oxidoreductase, whose amino-acid sequence MAPVAEFDFVIVGAGSAGCLLANRLSANPDHRVLLIEAGGNDDWFWIKVPVGYLYTIANPRTDWCFATEADPGLAGRSIHYARGRVLGGCSSINAMIHMRGQASDYELWAQATGDQRWLWGGPGSPGETLAIYKELEDYFGGADEWHGAGGEIPVERPRVRWKILDSWQAAAAQVGISPIDEFNRGDNAGSAYFHVNQRRGRRWSMADGFLHPVAHRPNLTVYTHTQALKLLLDNHVRDAQRRGAWTTAQHRATGVRLLKDGQVIDVAARREVILSAGAIGSPQLMQLSGLGPAGLLSQHQVPVAVDLPGVGENLQDHLQLRTVYRVRGARTVNTLYRNWITRAGMGLQYLLLRSGPLTMPPSTLGAFAKSDPALASPDLEWHVQPLSLAKFGEPLHRFGAITPSVCNLRPSSRGHVRIAGADPLAAPKISCNYLSTDADRQTAVRGLRMTREIMAAPPLARYRPEELLPGPQLVSDDDLQQAARELGTTIFHPVGTCAMGAFDTRGLPRSAATVLDTDCRVHRVAGLRVVDASAMPTITSGNTNAPVMLIAERAARAILG is encoded by the coding sequence ATGGCCCCCGTCGCCGAATTCGACTTCGTCATCGTGGGAGCCGGCAGTGCGGGCTGCCTGCTCGCCAACCGGCTCAGCGCCAATCCGGACCACCGGGTGCTTCTGATCGAGGCCGGCGGCAACGACGATTGGTTCTGGATCAAGGTACCGGTGGGCTACCTGTACACCATCGCCAACCCCCGTACCGACTGGTGCTTCGCTACCGAAGCCGACCCGGGGCTGGCCGGCCGCAGCATCCACTACGCGCGGGGCCGCGTGCTCGGCGGTTGCTCGTCGATCAACGCCATGATCCATATGCGCGGCCAGGCCTCCGATTACGAGTTGTGGGCACAAGCCACCGGCGACCAGCGATGGCTGTGGGGTGGCCCGGGTAGTCCCGGCGAGACGCTGGCGATCTACAAGGAGCTCGAGGACTACTTCGGCGGGGCCGACGAGTGGCACGGGGCCGGCGGGGAGATCCCCGTGGAACGGCCGCGGGTGCGCTGGAAGATCCTGGACTCCTGGCAGGCGGCCGCCGCCCAGGTGGGCATCTCCCCCATCGATGAGTTCAACCGCGGCGACAACGCCGGCAGCGCGTATTTTCACGTCAACCAACGACGAGGCCGTCGCTGGTCGATGGCCGATGGCTTCCTGCACCCCGTCGCCCACCGACCCAACCTCACCGTCTACACCCACACCCAGGCGTTGAAGCTGCTGCTGGACAACCACGTTCGCGACGCCCAGCGTCGCGGCGCCTGGACCACGGCCCAGCACCGTGCCACCGGTGTACGGCTGCTCAAAGACGGTCAGGTGATCGACGTCGCGGCCCGTCGGGAGGTGATTTTGAGCGCCGGAGCAATCGGCTCGCCGCAGCTCATGCAGCTCTCGGGCCTGGGCCCGGCTGGGCTGCTGAGCCAGCATCAGGTGCCGGTGGCCGTCGATCTACCCGGGGTGGGCGAGAACCTGCAGGACCACCTGCAGCTGCGCACGGTGTACCGGGTGCGGGGCGCCCGAACCGTGAACACGCTCTACCGGAACTGGATCACCCGCGCAGGCATGGGACTTCAGTACCTGTTACTGCGCTCGGGACCCCTCACCATGCCGCCCTCCACGCTGGGCGCCTTCGCCAAAAGCGATCCCGCGCTGGCCAGTCCGGATCTGGAGTGGCACGTGCAGCCCCTGTCGTTGGCTAAGTTCGGTGAACCGCTGCATCGGTTCGGGGCCATCACTCCCTCGGTCTGCAATCTCCGACCCAGCTCGCGGGGGCATGTGCGGATAGCCGGCGCGGATCCGCTGGCAGCTCCGAAGATTTCGTGTAACTACCTGTCCACTGACGCCGATCGCCAAACGGCCGTGCGCGGCCTGCGGATGACCCGCGAGATCATGGCGGCGCCTCCCCTGGCCCGCTACCGCCCCGAGGAGTTGCTTCCCGGGCCGCAACTGGTGAGCGACGATGACCTGCAGCAGGCCGCCCGTGAACTCGGGACCACCATCTTCCATCCGGTGGGCACCTGCGCGATGGGAGCCTTTGACACGCGCGGTCTTCCGCGCTCCGCTGCCACGGTGCTCGACACCGACTGCCGCGTGCACCGCGTCGCCGGCCTGCGGGTCGTCGATGCCTCCGCCATGCCCACCATCACCTCCGGGAACACCAACGCGCCGGTCATGCTGATCGCCGAGCGCGCAGCGCGGGCGATCCTGGGATGA
- a CDS encoding VOC family protein, whose protein sequence is MPPPLTSLVLYVSDLDRSSRFYTDLGLEFLEDDRCEESPRRLSALLGGDAILELRCCGDGPPTRTRLGFALPDPGTTGERVGALRYPVTNRRGMLVTARDPDGNVVELTLAEGNG, encoded by the coding sequence ATGCCCCCACCTCTGACGTCACTGGTGCTCTACGTGTCGGACCTAGACCGATCGAGTCGTTTCTACACCGATTTGGGTCTTGAGTTTCTGGAGGACGATCGCTGCGAAGAGAGTCCTCGGCGGTTGAGCGCCCTGTTGGGCGGGGACGCCATTCTGGAACTGCGCTGCTGCGGCGACGGTCCCCCGACCCGCACTCGGCTGGGGTTCGCGTTGCCGGATCCCGGCACCACGGGGGAGCGCGTCGGCGCGTTGCGCTACCCGGTGACCAACCGACGCGGAATGCTGGTCACGGCGCGCGATCCCGACGGCAACGTCGTCGAACTGACCCTGGCCGAAGGCAACGGCTGA
- a CDS encoding FAD-binding oxidoreductase produces the protein MSTADVEYSTFTRWVDPPTDIQPALTEDLTCDVAVIGGGMGGMATALRLAGRGQDVVLLEAEFCGYGSSSRNGGQIAGAPGGDLRLLKLFYPKQIPNMVRLAENAAHFAERLIEDHNIDCDYVANGMVFGAVSPVQMLRVRACAAILRRAGGRAVVGTSSELGIPGAFVGGMREGVGGMLNPGKLSLGVRRALLSTSARVFERTKVTDVTRDGDTVVISTAQGDVRANKVVLATNAYSGEWDITPKRLSIPAWIIEVETEPIAPERIAALGWTSRSGVVTQHQIMTNYRLTERNTIVFGVRRLERGRSFPLPVKAPDPKLVQELADAFHTRFPSLADVKVAGAWGGWIAITSSWLSVAGKAEDNVYYLLACNGHGLAQAPYVGTLIADLLVDGTRHADLAGIWKDQPRFPPFMMMGRLGLRTIWAVDRVCDLLNGSKRRARRAAALA, from the coding sequence ATGAGCACCGCCGACGTCGAGTACAGCACCTTCACCCGCTGGGTTGATCCGCCCACAGATATCCAGCCGGCCCTGACCGAAGACCTCACGTGCGATGTCGCGGTCATCGGCGGCGGTATGGGCGGCATGGCGACGGCCCTGCGGCTCGCCGGGCGCGGGCAGGACGTGGTGCTGCTGGAGGCAGAGTTCTGCGGTTACGGGTCCAGCTCACGCAACGGCGGGCAGATCGCCGGCGCACCCGGCGGCGATCTCCGGTTGCTCAAGCTCTTCTACCCCAAGCAGATACCGAACATGGTGCGGCTGGCCGAGAACGCCGCACACTTCGCCGAACGTCTCATCGAGGACCACAACATCGACTGCGACTACGTAGCCAACGGCATGGTGTTCGGCGCGGTATCGCCGGTCCAGATGCTTCGAGTCCGTGCCTGCGCCGCGATCCTGCGGCGTGCGGGTGGACGTGCGGTTGTCGGCACCAGCTCGGAGCTCGGGATTCCGGGTGCATTCGTCGGCGGGATGCGCGAGGGCGTGGGCGGGATGTTGAATCCCGGCAAGTTGAGCCTGGGTGTCCGTCGTGCGCTGCTGTCGACATCGGCTCGGGTGTTCGAGCGGACCAAGGTCACCGACGTCACGCGCGACGGTGACACGGTCGTGATCTCGACCGCGCAGGGCGACGTTCGTGCGAACAAGGTTGTGCTGGCAACGAATGCGTACTCCGGCGAATGGGACATCACCCCCAAGCGTCTTTCGATTCCGGCCTGGATCATCGAGGTGGAGACCGAGCCGATCGCCCCGGAGCGCATCGCCGCACTGGGGTGGACCAGCCGGTCGGGAGTAGTGACCCAGCACCAGATCATGACGAATTACCGGCTCACCGAACGCAACACCATCGTGTTCGGCGTTCGCCGGCTCGAACGCGGCAGGTCCTTCCCGCTGCCGGTGAAGGCGCCCGATCCGAAACTCGTCCAAGAACTCGCCGACGCATTCCACACCCGCTTTCCTTCCCTGGCTGACGTCAAGGTGGCGGGAGCGTGGGGAGGCTGGATCGCGATCACGTCGTCCTGGCTCTCGGTCGCCGGAAAGGCCGAGGACAATGTCTATTACCTGCTCGCCTGCAACGGACATGGCCTGGCCCAGGCGCCCTACGTCGGCACGCTCATCGCTGACCTGCTCGTGGACGGCACCCGACACGCAGATCTCGCGGGCATCTGGAAAGACCAACCCAGGTTCCCGCCGTTCATGATGATGGGCCGGCTCGGACTGCGCACCATCTGGGCTGTGGACCGCGTGTGCGACCTGCTCAATGGCAGCAAGCGCAGGGCCCGTCGGGCTGCGGCTTTGGCCTGA
- a CDS encoding transporter: MKDLLFLVADAWLIAVGFCFGWKFIRNYGNYLLGLEWMVVGVSATNFLVGSLLGAEDGSLPYSVAYFLDAFSRSFGFTLILVLGFMAATHRYKPPIPVDIGVFGLAIAGGLYLREFQDQTLHVGPATFYLVANLLTTLFLAYVVKRLWAIEAKQLAIWTALVTAAATTIALTYDFFPLPFDDENRTFFYTAALATWGTQGFIYYFAYRALHAHNASRSAPLENVRALS; encoded by the coding sequence ATGAAGGATCTGCTGTTTCTCGTGGCCGATGCCTGGTTGATCGCCGTGGGCTTCTGCTTCGGGTGGAAGTTCATCCGCAACTACGGCAACTACCTGCTCGGCCTGGAATGGATGGTCGTCGGGGTATCGGCCACCAACTTCCTCGTCGGTTCGTTGCTCGGCGCCGAAGACGGCAGCCTGCCCTACTCCGTCGCCTACTTCCTCGACGCGTTCTCACGATCGTTCGGGTTCACGCTCATCCTCGTACTGGGGTTCATGGCCGCGACTCACCGCTACAAGCCGCCCATCCCTGTCGACATCGGAGTGTTCGGGCTCGCCATCGCCGGTGGGCTGTATCTACGGGAGTTTCAGGACCAGACGCTCCATGTCGGTCCGGCCACGTTCTATCTCGTAGCCAACCTGCTCACCACGCTGTTCCTGGCCTACGTCGTCAAGCGGCTCTGGGCCATCGAGGCCAAACAGCTGGCCATCTGGACCGCCTTGGTCACCGCGGCGGCGACCACCATCGCTCTCACCTACGACTTCTTCCCCCTGCCCTTCGACGACGAGAACCGCACGTTCTTCTATACGGCCGCGCTGGCGACATGGGGCACCCAGGGGTTCATCTACTACTTCGCCTACCGCGCGCTGCACGCCCACAACGCTTCCCGCTCAGCGCCGCTCGAGAATGTAAGGGCACTGTCATGA
- a CDS encoding NAD(P)/FAD-dependent oxidoreductase — MKTEALREVAEFDIVIIGAGISGIGAAAYFSRGLPAKSLCVLEARDNIGGTWDLFRYPGIRSDSDLHTFGYEFKPWRHESAIADAHLIREYLQETIDENNLARLIHFRHRVVRSEWSSADAKWTLTVEAADPVTGATSTKTIRTGWVFAATGYYRYDQGFSPEFPGRADFQGLVVHPQHWPEKLDYSGKRVVIIGSGATAVTMVPAMVTGSGAAHHVTMLQRTPTYIMPVPRVDRVAVALTKLLGAERGYAATRFKNIWTEWAIVKGLRTFPTAGRRLIRRENIKRLPEGFDVDKHFNPPYNPPYNPWDQRLCAAPDGDFFDAICAGKASVVTDSIARFSNRGIVLKSGEEIEADIIVTATGLTMRLFDGMPIVVDGQEIDIADSVAYRGMLLSGIPNWAMAIGYTTSSWTLKIGVMCRYFIDLVKHIDARGYSRVVPRPLPGMDRRPVMDLQSGYAKRAAAILPKQGPGAPWRMAMSYQEDAKALRGPVADENLEFAAAESTSRRRDERHRANV; from the coding sequence ATGAAAACTGAGGCATTGCGCGAGGTGGCGGAGTTCGACATCGTCATCATCGGGGCCGGAATCTCGGGAATCGGTGCTGCGGCGTACTTCAGTCGCGGGCTGCCGGCCAAGTCGCTGTGCGTGCTGGAGGCCCGGGACAACATCGGTGGCACGTGGGATCTGTTCCGCTACCCGGGAATCCGCTCCGATTCCGACCTGCACACCTTCGGCTACGAGTTCAAGCCATGGCGTCACGAGTCGGCGATTGCCGACGCGCACCTCATCCGGGAGTACCTGCAGGAGACGATCGACGAAAACAACCTGGCACGTCTCATTCACTTCCGGCATCGGGTCGTGCGGTCGGAATGGTCCTCGGCGGACGCGAAGTGGACCCTCACCGTGGAAGCGGCCGATCCCGTCACCGGCGCGACCAGCACCAAGACGATCCGCACCGGCTGGGTTTTCGCGGCCACCGGCTACTACCGGTACGACCAGGGGTTCTCACCGGAGTTTCCGGGCCGCGCCGACTTTCAGGGGTTGGTGGTCCATCCCCAGCACTGGCCGGAGAAGCTCGACTACAGCGGCAAGCGGGTGGTCATCATCGGAAGCGGCGCGACGGCGGTCACGATGGTGCCGGCGATGGTGACGGGCAGCGGCGCAGCCCACCACGTGACAATGCTCCAGCGCACCCCGACCTACATCATGCCGGTTCCTCGCGTCGACCGGGTCGCGGTCGCGCTGACGAAACTTCTGGGCGCCGAGCGCGGGTATGCGGCGACGAGATTCAAGAACATCTGGACCGAATGGGCAATCGTCAAGGGCCTCCGGACATTCCCGACAGCAGGGCGGCGGCTGATCCGGCGCGAGAACATCAAGCGTCTCCCAGAGGGATTCGATGTCGACAAGCACTTCAACCCGCCCTACAACCCGCCCTACAACCCGTGGGACCAGCGGCTGTGCGCGGCGCCCGACGGCGACTTCTTCGACGCGATCTGCGCCGGCAAGGCGTCCGTCGTCACCGACTCGATCGCGAGATTCAGCAACCGCGGCATTGTGCTGAAGTCGGGCGAGGAGATCGAAGCCGACATCATCGTGACCGCGACCGGGTTGACCATGCGGCTCTTCGACGGCATGCCGATCGTGGTCGACGGGCAGGAGATCGACATCGCAGACTCCGTCGCCTATCGCGGGATGCTGTTGAGCGGAATCCCGAACTGGGCGATGGCCATCGGGTATACGACGTCGTCCTGGACGCTGAAGATCGGGGTGATGTGTCGCTACTTCATCGACCTGGTCAAGCACATAGACGCCCGCGGGTACAGCCGAGTGGTTCCGCGCCCGCTGCCGGGAATGGACCGCCGACCTGTGATGGACCTGCAGTCGGGGTACGCCAAGCGCGCCGCGGCGATTCTGCCCAAGCAGGGCCCGGGCGCCCCGTGGCGGATGGCGATGTCCTACCAGGAAGACGCCAAGGCACTACGCGGCCCGGTAGCCGACGAGAACCTCGAGTTCGCAGCCGCCGAGTCGACGTCGCGGCGGCGCGATGAACGGCACCGGGCAAATGTCTGA
- a CDS encoding alpha/beta fold hydrolase: MSDENVDRYAPLPSGLTICFRDFGDAANPPILLVGGLGEDLTSWTGPFVGALVAQRFRVIVMDNRDVGRSTFVATPPPRMWRQVLACPRPDGYSLADMAGDCVGVLDHLGIAQVHLVGRSMGGMIAQTVAATEPRRVLSLTSIYSTTGARKVGRPALSTIRLLMGPPARTRTAAVRAHLRITGHIAGTAYPIHDAAEAAIAARAWDRSGGDQAAGVARQIQAIQSSGDRTAQIRRIAAPTLVINGDRDLMVDPGGGAATVAAIRRAQHVVITGMGHHISEALVDPITTYISQHAHRVSQGGKHVEIH, translated from the coding sequence ATGTCTGACGAGAACGTCGATCGGTACGCGCCCCTACCATCCGGGCTGACCATCTGCTTCCGTGACTTCGGCGACGCGGCCAACCCGCCCATCCTGCTCGTCGGCGGACTGGGCGAGGACCTCACCTCTTGGACCGGGCCCTTTGTCGGAGCGCTTGTTGCGCAGCGGTTTCGGGTCATCGTGATGGACAACCGGGACGTCGGTCGATCCACCTTCGTCGCAACGCCGCCGCCCCGAATGTGGCGTCAGGTTCTTGCCTGCCCCCGCCCCGATGGTTATTCGTTGGCGGACATGGCCGGGGACTGCGTCGGCGTGCTCGACCATCTCGGGATTGCGCAGGTTCACCTCGTCGGTCGGTCGATGGGCGGAATGATCGCGCAGACGGTGGCTGCGACCGAACCTCGGCGAGTGCTTTCGCTGACCTCCATTTACTCGACGACCGGGGCGCGCAAGGTCGGTCGGCCGGCGCTGTCCACCATCCGGTTGTTGATGGGTCCGCCGGCACGAACCAGAACCGCCGCGGTGCGCGCACACCTACGTATCACCGGCCACATCGCCGGAACGGCGTACCCGATCCATGACGCCGCAGAGGCCGCCATCGCGGCGCGCGCCTGGGATCGCAGCGGCGGGGATCAGGCCGCCGGCGTGGCCCGCCAGATTCAGGCGATCCAGTCCTCCGGAGACCGCACCGCCCAAATCCGCCGGATCGCGGCGCCGACGCTGGTCATCAACGGTGATCGAGACCTGATGGTGGACCCCGGTGGTGGCGCCGCCACGGTGGCAGCGATCCGCAGGGCGCAGCACGTCGTCATTACTGGCATGGGTCATCACATCTCGGAGGCCCTCGTCGACCCGATCACCACCTACATTTCGCAGCACGCGCACCGTGTCAGCCAGGGAGGAAAACATGTCGAAATCCATTGA
- a CDS encoding flavin monoamine oxidase family protein, producing the protein MSKSIDCQSKAVSGDVVIVGAGFAGLSAAERLVSTGLSVLVVEGRDRVGGRSLSGEVAGVDVDFGATWVAERHTAVRDLMARLGCSTTRQFDEGVNVLWMAGQRHTWTGTLPMVGPVDLADLARVQPALENLLESIDVDAAWKSPNAGELDSISFGEWLDRQQAATSTRALMAIVSKVQWGCSPADVSLLHVLRYIQAVGGLDHMLAVDGGQQQDRVTETTQEIAKRLAAALEDRVVLDARVRRICHDETGVTVYTDAAVIRARYAIVTAAPEHRAHIEFQPALPEMFEGLSRTFPMGALSKAFVAYETPFWRNDGLSGEAVTDTGPVFITFDVSPDGGPGILMAFCAPGCYDGLSPATRRNLVVKQLVDLYGAQAGNPIDYVDHCWGTESSAPGGPHPAAAPNASVRYGDALTRPHGRIHWAGTETAGEWVGTMNGAILTGVRAAEQVAALLSVESESST; encoded by the coding sequence ATGTCGAAATCCATTGATTGCCAATCCAAGGCCGTGTCGGGCGATGTCGTGATCGTCGGTGCGGGCTTTGCCGGGCTGAGCGCCGCAGAACGGCTCGTGAGCACGGGCCTGTCGGTACTGGTCGTGGAAGGCCGGGACCGGGTCGGTGGACGATCACTGTCCGGCGAGGTCGCCGGGGTTGACGTCGACTTCGGCGCGACGTGGGTCGCCGAACGCCACACCGCGGTACGTGATCTCATGGCTCGGTTGGGGTGCTCCACCACCAGACAGTTCGACGAGGGCGTCAACGTCTTGTGGATGGCCGGGCAACGTCACACCTGGACCGGGACGCTTCCGATGGTCGGACCGGTGGACTTGGCGGACCTGGCGCGCGTCCAACCGGCCCTGGAAAATCTGCTGGAATCCATCGACGTCGACGCCGCGTGGAAGTCCCCGAACGCCGGTGAACTCGATTCGATCTCGTTCGGTGAATGGCTTGACCGCCAGCAGGCCGCGACCAGCACCCGAGCGCTGATGGCCATCGTCAGCAAGGTGCAGTGGGGCTGCAGTCCGGCGGACGTGTCACTGCTGCACGTCTTGCGCTACATCCAGGCCGTGGGCGGGCTCGATCACATGCTCGCCGTCGACGGCGGGCAGCAACAAGACCGCGTCACCGAAACCACCCAAGAGATCGCCAAGCGGCTTGCCGCCGCGCTCGAGGACAGGGTGGTGTTGGACGCGCGGGTGCGGCGGATCTGCCACGACGAAACCGGCGTCACGGTCTACACCGATGCGGCGGTGATCCGCGCCCGGTACGCCATCGTCACCGCAGCGCCCGAACACCGCGCCCACATCGAGTTCCAGCCGGCGTTGCCGGAGATGTTCGAGGGGCTCTCCAGGACCTTCCCCATGGGCGCGCTCAGCAAGGCGTTCGTTGCCTATGAAACGCCGTTCTGGCGCAACGACGGACTGTCCGGTGAGGCAGTGACCGACACCGGGCCGGTGTTCATCACTTTCGACGTGTCACCTGATGGCGGACCGGGCATCTTGATGGCGTTCTGCGCCCCGGGGTGCTACGACGGCCTCAGCCCGGCGACGCGACGCAACCTGGTCGTCAAACAATTGGTCGACCTGTACGGCGCCCAAGCGGGCAACCCCATCGACTATGTCGACCACTGCTGGGGCACAGAATCTTCCGCTCCCGGTGGCCCCCATCCGGCTGCTGCGCCGAATGCCTCCGTGCGCTACGGCGACGCACTCACGCGGCCGCACGGGCGCATCCACTGGGCCGGCACCGAAACCGCCGGGGAATGGGTCGGAACCATGAACGGGGCCATCCTGACAGGTGTGCGGGCCGCCGAGCAGGTCGCGGCGCTCCTGAGCGTCGAGAGCGAATCGTCGACGTAG
- a CDS encoding PucR family transcriptional regulator, with the protein MADAIAGAALTAQYDSALLPDVSLVEGDRHLNRSDLVQWLTSNIQHPGRRVEPYIGPRIAEYIRDLVSRGIAPDFAGGWRVALGVGWRRWLEECVAHCRNPDLLVEVLDVSAKSLVQYALDSVSAMREASLSAAMGNADAEAIQLIQLIASGAPMTEDLAEGRLRYRLARSHVGLVLWTDAPARADAVDEVVAAVRSASAGGSVLIARASATSRWIWLSGAETPDSHHIEKIVAGVEGVRAAVGRPGHGLDGFRSSHQDALAAQALIVRLGSDRRFTAYADVDLIDSLTKDRASAQRFVTNTLGPLANADEALRQALLTYVQCGFNTTRAAAKLYAHRNTVERRVSRANELAVVKVEDNPTHVAAALLVLDIAPNIGFP; encoded by the coding sequence TTGGCCGACGCGATCGCGGGGGCCGCCCTTACGGCGCAGTACGATTCCGCGCTGCTCCCGGACGTGTCGCTGGTCGAGGGGGACCGCCACCTCAACCGCTCCGATCTGGTCCAGTGGCTCACCTCGAACATTCAACATCCGGGGCGCAGGGTGGAGCCCTACATCGGCCCGAGGATCGCGGAGTACATTCGCGACCTCGTTTCCCGCGGAATTGCGCCGGATTTCGCCGGCGGATGGCGGGTGGCACTCGGCGTCGGCTGGCGCCGCTGGCTCGAAGAATGCGTGGCACACTGCCGAAACCCCGACCTCCTGGTGGAGGTCCTCGACGTGTCGGCGAAGTCGTTGGTGCAGTACGCCCTCGACTCGGTCTCGGCCATGCGTGAGGCGAGCCTTTCGGCGGCGATGGGCAACGCGGATGCCGAGGCGATCCAGCTGATACAGCTGATTGCCAGCGGGGCGCCGATGACCGAAGACCTCGCCGAAGGGCGGCTGCGATACCGGTTGGCCCGCTCCCACGTCGGCCTCGTCCTGTGGACCGACGCGCCTGCGCGGGCCGACGCGGTGGACGAGGTGGTCGCGGCGGTGCGTTCCGCTTCGGCCGGGGGGAGTGTTCTGATCGCTCGCGCGAGTGCCACCTCGCGGTGGATCTGGCTGTCCGGGGCCGAGACCCCGGACAGCCACCACATCGAGAAGATCGTGGCGGGGGTTGAGGGCGTGCGCGCGGCCGTCGGACGGCCCGGTCATGGACTCGACGGGTTCCGATCCAGCCATCAAGATGCGCTTGCCGCCCAGGCGCTGATCGTACGGCTTGGATCGGACCGGCGCTTCACGGCGTACGCCGACGTCGACCTGATCGACAGCCTCACCAAGGACCGCGCCAGCGCACAACGGTTTGTCACCAACACTCTCGGTCCGCTGGCCAACGCGGATGAGGCGCTTCGGCAGGCGCTTCTGACCTACGTGCAGTGCGGCTTCAACACCACGCGGGCCGCGGCGAAGCTGTATGCACACCGAAACACCGTGGAGCGTCGGGTGTCCCGCGCCAACGAACTCGCGGTGGTCAAGGTGGAAGACAACCCCACCCACGTTGCCGCAGCACTGCTCGTGCTGGACATAGCGCCCAATATCGGCTTCCCGTAG
- a CDS encoding zinc-dependent alcohol dehydrogenase family protein has protein sequence MKAVVLTRFGGADAFELRDVSVPRVEPRQVRVRVHATAVNPLDFQIRRGDYPEQVPLPAIIGYDISGVIEEVGSHVTEFRAGDAVYYTPQIFGGPGSYAEQHVADVSLVGRKPENLSHLEAASLTLVGGTVWEALVTRAHLAVGETILIHGGAGGVGTIAIQIAKAIGARVITTARSGDHEFVRSLGADAAIDFTSTDYVDAVAELTRGQGVDVVFDTIGGDALTRSPLTLTDFGRVVSIVDIAQPQNLIEAWGKNAAYHFVFTRQNRGKLDALTTLVERGLVKPVIGATFPLARVGEAHELLENRRSYALRGKIAIDVAGETVALPPRTA, from the coding sequence ATGAAGGCCGTTGTGCTCACCCGCTTCGGAGGGGCCGATGCTTTCGAGCTGCGCGACGTCTCCGTGCCCCGTGTCGAACCCCGCCAGGTGCGGGTGCGCGTCCATGCGACCGCCGTCAACCCACTCGACTTTCAGATACGGCGCGGCGACTACCCGGAGCAGGTGCCGCTCCCGGCGATCATCGGGTACGACATCTCCGGGGTGATCGAAGAGGTCGGGTCCCACGTGACCGAGTTTCGGGCCGGCGATGCGGTGTATTACACGCCGCAGATCTTCGGCGGGCCGGGCTCCTACGCCGAGCAGCACGTCGCCGACGTGAGCCTGGTCGGCCGGAAGCCGGAGAACCTCAGTCATCTGGAGGCCGCGAGCCTGACTCTGGTCGGCGGGACGGTCTGGGAGGCCCTGGTGACACGGGCCCACCTCGCCGTGGGGGAGACGATCCTCATCCATGGCGGCGCGGGCGGTGTCGGCACGATCGCGATCCAGATCGCGAAGGCGATCGGCGCCCGAGTGATCACCACCGCTAGATCCGGCGACCACGAATTCGTGCGTTCGCTGGGAGCGGATGCGGCGATCGACTTCACTTCGACGGATTATGTGGATGCCGTGGCCGAGTTGACGCGCGGCCAAGGGGTCGATGTCGTGTTCGACACGATCGGTGGTGACGCGCTCACTCGAAGCCCGTTAACGCTCACCGACTTCGGGCGCGTCGTCAGCATCGTCGATATCGCGCAACCGCAGAACCTCATCGAGGCGTGGGGCAAGAACGCCGCCTATCACTTCGTCTTCACACGGCAGAACCGCGGAAAGTTGGACGCGCTCACCACGCTGGTCGAGCGCGGTCTGGTGAAGCCGGTCATCGGCGCGACCTTTCCGCTCGCTCGAGTAGGCGAGGCTCACGAACTCCTGGAGAACCGGCGGTCGTATGCACTACGCGGCAAGATCGCGATCGATGTGGCGGGCGAGACTGTCGCCCTTCCGCCTCGCACCGCGTAG